The following are encoded together in the Streptomyces flavofungini genome:
- a CDS encoding DUF2267 domain-containing protein: MALRREAFLDHVRERGEYDTVQEAERAARVVLALLGAHLVGEVRAKLAARLPEGFALILLNPLQSAEPLSPERFVRATAAWIEGATEHTATWDVSAVLSTVADTAGEDLMGQILLQLPAGYDLLFGRPQPT; the protein is encoded by the coding sequence ATGGCTCTGCGACGCGAAGCGTTCCTCGACCACGTGAGAGAACGCGGTGAGTACGACACCGTGCAGGAAGCGGAGCGGGCGGCCCGCGTGGTCCTCGCCCTGCTCGGCGCGCACCTGGTCGGCGAGGTCCGAGCCAAGCTCGCCGCACGCCTGCCGGAGGGCTTCGCCCTGATCCTGCTCAACCCGCTGCAGAGCGCCGAACCGCTGTCCCCCGAACGGTTCGTCCGCGCGACCGCGGCCTGGATCGAGGGCGCCACCGAGCACACCGCGACCTGGGACGTCAGCGCCGTCCTGTCCACGGTCGCCGACACCGCCGGCGAGGACCTGATGGGGCAGATCCTGCTCCAGCTCCCCGCCGGCTACGACCTCCTCTTCGGCCGCCCACAACCCACCTGA
- a CDS encoding Hsp20/alpha crystallin family protein: protein MLMRTDPFRELDRLAQQLMGPGTWSKPSAMPMDAYREGDEYVVAFDLPGVAADAIDIDVERNMLTVKAERRPVAKADEVQMELSERPLGVFSRQIVLADTLDTEHIQADYDAGVLTLRIPIAERAKPRKISIGVGSDRKEISG, encoded by the coding sequence ATGTTGATGCGCACTGACCCCTTCCGTGAGCTGGACCGCCTGGCGCAGCAGCTGATGGGCCCGGGCACCTGGTCGAAGCCGTCGGCGATGCCGATGGACGCCTACCGCGAGGGCGACGAGTACGTGGTGGCCTTCGACCTCCCCGGTGTCGCCGCGGATGCGATCGACATCGATGTGGAGCGGAACATGCTCACCGTCAAGGCCGAGCGGCGCCCGGTGGCGAAGGCCGACGAAGTGCAGATGGAGCTGTCCGAGCGGCCGCTGGGCGTCTTCTCCCGCCAGATCGTGCTCGCCGACACCCTCGACACCGAGCACATCCAGGCCGACTACGACGCGGGCGTGCTCACCCTGCGCATCCCGATCGCCGAGCGCGCCAAGCCCCGCAAGATCTCCATCGGCGTCGGCTCCGACCGCAAGGAGATCTCCGGCTGA